The Quercus lobata isolate SW786 chromosome 4, ValleyOak3.0 Primary Assembly, whole genome shotgun sequence genome segment attattaaaatattatagttAAAGAAACCAATTTAGTAGAAACTGGAAAGCATAATAAACTTGGACAAATCCTATTAGTGGATTTAAGTCATTGCCTATCCTGTCGATTTTAGGaactaatatcatttttacatGTGTCGATTTTAAAAACCACCCACCAAAATGTATACATGCATCTTGTTCTcgtaaaatataaataactaaaaaacgATCATTGGtattcctttttttaataactagTCGCcaacccatgcgatgcacgagattctttaaaaagaaaaaaaacaatattgcaATTATCATTTGCTGCACTAAATCAAAATGTCTCAAGACTCACTAATCAAATAATACAACTAAATGGAGAAGACCCAAGCATAACATAAAATCTTtactaattcaaatattaaacatTGTCAAACCTAGTACACGCTTGtgcccaataaaaaattataaagacaAATAAGGGATAAAGAAATCTTGTATATCATCTCCATAAAAATACATACATGCCAAAAAGATTAATACCACTACCATAGGTCCATTGGCAATGAAGTTATTTTCATAGTTACATATATACtgtgaataaacaaataaacaaattgcaATAATGATTGCAatcttattttcataataaataaatagaatatagTTACCAATGTCAAATTCTTTTGCTATGACTCAAAAAGAGTAAAGAAAGAACATAATACAACAAATCTACATTATATAGAAGAgtacatcatatatttattcaaCACAAAACTTAGAGTTTTATAAATCATCTTTGCTTGCTCACATTCCCAACCATATCTCTTGTGCTAAGATACCATAGATATTGCTTTTTCAAAATCACGAATAGACTTTGCCAATAAAGCCTTCTCCATGTCAAACCCTTTTGCTTTGCCTTAAAATAGTTCCTAGAAAACAGTTGCTTTACCCAAGTTAGGGGCTTTGAGAACAGAAGAGTTATAGTATTTGAGAGAGTGCAATAACACACCACATTCTCCCTCAAATCTACATTTTAGTAGAAGGATCTCATACCTAGCCAaatcatttttcctttaataccaagcaaaacaaaaacaaaaaactaaacgTATATCATGTCCAGATAAAAGCAATCCCCAAGATTATTAAAACCTGATGTCAATAAGAGCACCTCAATGTTCCACACATTCAGCAACTATGCAACAATATTGGTtcctaaggaaaaaaaaaaaaaaatgcacaaccCAAATATATTATCCAACAATATGCACAAAATGCTCTTCTTTCCTAATAAATCAGATCATTCACATAAGGCATAAAAGAAATTAGAATTAGAAATCTGAATAAAGAAATTAAGTAGAGCTTGAAGCTAAAGCAAAACCTGTAGGGTTGTTGTCAGATTTTGAgggttgggaggctcttcaATACTATCTCCACTACGAAACCAATccatatccacaatattttcttacaaaaagataggaattgaaatccctaaattgacagAAAACCTAATTGAAGACATAATTAAAACTCAACTTTGAGCCTTTGTCCcatttaaaacaatttcaatcTGAATTTAACCCATATCACTAACTATCATTTCATCAAATGAATAGCTATGCAAATTTCATCATTTAAATTGGAAAAAGTAGCTACTTGGAAAAGGCAGTAACTGTCATCAATATACAATTTATGATAGACAAAAGGACCAAAAttgtattattaataaaatctaaCGGGTCACTACTAAACTGTTCCAATACCAAAACTTATCTTGTTCCTATTAGGGACATAAAATATGGTCTCAGTCAACACACCACATTCTCCCTCAAATCTACATTTTAGTAGAAGGATCTCATTCCTAGCCAaatcatttttcctttaataccaagcaaaacaaaaaacaaaaggtatATTATGTCCAGATAAAAGCAATCCTCAAGATTATTAAAACCTTACCTCAATGTTCCACACATTCAGCAACTATGCAACAATATTGGTTcctaaggcaaaaaaaaaaaaaaaaaaatgcacaaccCAAATATATAATCCAACAATATGCACAAAATGctctttttttctaataaatcaGATCATTCACATAAGGCATAAAAGAAATTAGAATTagaaatctaaataaataaatacaaataagaAAACTGAAGACAACCTAAAAAAGATGTaatctttatctttctttaaaaGAAGGGAGGGTGGGGGACAAAAAAAAAGTGCAGACAAGTGAAGGGATTGCTTCCCACAAGGGCCACAACACTCTGCATAACAATCTACAGGAAAATCAAAAGATTCCATCAGTAAATttctcaaaacataaaactgcATAAGCAATAAATTCTTTGAAAGTTTTAATCAAAAGAATTGTACTTAAGTTTATGAGGTTATGAGGTTAAAATAAGTACAATTCATGCATTAAAAGATTGATTATGAGGTTAAAAGATTCCGTGAACAAAAAATGCATGTATTTAAAACTATGATTGCCAACACTAACAGAGAACAAACATCTGAGAGTATAGCTCTCCCAGGCATTCTATCAAACACCTGTTAGGAATCTTAAACAACTATAGTAACCAACcccaaccttcaaaaaaaaaaaaaaatttcccacaaaaacacaaatattttagTCATATAGCAATATATGCAGCaatatcaagaaaaagaaaatttaatttttggggTTATACCATCCTCCTTTCCTCTCATCCTAATAATTCCATTTCTCCAACACTACCAACCATGAAcggctaaataaaaaaaaatctcaagaaaaacccaaaacctaaatcataatgtccaaatttttaaaacagAAAACAATTACCAGCAGACCATGAACgactaaataaaaacaaatctcaagaaaaacccaaatcctaaatcataatgtccaaaattttaaaacaaaaaacaattaccagCAGACCATGAACggctaaataaaaacaaatctcaagaaaaacccaaaacctaaatcataatgtccaaatttttaaaacaaaaaacaattaccagCAGACCATGAAtggctaaataaataaaaaatctcaagaaaaacccaaaacctaaatcataatgtccaaatttctaaaacaaaaaacaattaccacactacaacaaaatgtatttttagtgacgaaaattagtgaggaaatatttttcgtcgctaaaaatacagctttagtgacgaaatatgaatttcgtcactaatagttaaaaaaattataacatttagcgacgaaaaataaatttcgtcGCTATTGAGATCTAAAAAATGGGCGCCAAAGGAGGGAAATTTCGGCGGGAGTATAATTAATCTAtagcgacgaaatatttcgtcactaaaagttgaaatttttagtgacgaaatatttcgtcactgtagGTATTGCTGAGGatagtattagtgacgaaaatccTTTCGTCGCTATAAGGAAGAATTAGTGACGAAAcatattcgtcactaaaaataataatagttttgcacttatatatttttagtgacgaaatctaaattcgtcactaaaagtataCTACAGCGACGAAAGttaaatttcgtcgctaaaaatgttaacaaaaaatggtttctttagtgacgaaaataaaattcgtcgctaaaagtttaACAAATTCTGGGTCCTTTTGTGACGAAACagaaattcgtcactaaaagtatgcTACAGCgacgaaatttaaattttgtcgctaaaaatcttaacaaaaaaaaatggtttctttagtgacgaaaaagaAATTCGTCACTAGAAGTAGGAAACAGCAACGAAAGCATTTCGTCGCTATAAAGTTGTCTTTAGCAACGAAATGTTTTCGTCGCTATTGCCCACATCTAGTGACGAATTTCTTTTTCGTCACAGAAAGTGGTCTTTAGCAACGAAaaaatttcgtcgctaaaatACCACTATAAATGCTCCCAAACAAAAAGCCTCACCCATtcagcaaaacaaaaaactgagAATCCCAcgctcaaaaaaagaaaagagagaaacccacgctcaaaaaaaaaaagagagaaacccaaataaaaaaatgccgATGAACCCAAACCGTCGCTATCGCCGTTGCCGTTGCCATTGAAGCGTTGCAGCTGTCGTCGCCGTTGCAGTTGAAGCGTTGCGAAAGAAATGCCGACGAACCGTTTCCGTTGCCATTGCCGTTGAAGCGTTGCCGTCGCCGTTGCCGTTGCCGTTGTCGTTGCCATTGAAGCGTTGTCGTTGCCGTTGCTGTTGCCATTGAAGCGTCACCGTTGCCGTTGAAGCGTTGCCGTTGAAGCGTCACCATTGCCATTGAAGCGTCGTCGCTGCCGTTGAAGCGTTGCAAAAGAAATACCGATGAACACCCACCGTTTCCGTTGCCATTGCCGTTGAAGCGTCGTCGTTGCCGTTGAAGCGTCGCCGTTGCCGTTGCCATTCGCGACGATCGGTAaggtttttcttattttttattttttatttattttttatttttttttctttcattcccttAAATACATAGTTTGTTCATGACTTAAAGGATCATGCTAAGGTACTGTGGagattttgtttctctttttaatcTCAATGTGTTTGCCTCCTAGCATATGCACTTCTAATCTGATTGGATTGTTCTCAGAAacattgaataatttttttgcaagaaaTAATTGTTTGTTCTCATATGGAGTCCCACTGGACCTGGTACAAGCAACCCTATTCATCCATTATTGGTATATCCATTATTAATTTTCATCTACTTTTATGCATTTGCACCAGTTATGTAGTTATTCTATTTGGTAGTTCTGGAattgcttttttatttgatcatttattttttattccttgaaAAGTGAATTCAGTGTGGATTATGAATTATGGATTTGTTCTAGAAAACTTGTTAatgttatcaaaattttcatagaGGCACAGAATTATTAAAAACTTGCCGCCTGTTGTAAAACTCAATTGATTATATGAGGTTCTATTACTTTGAATATTTAGTACCCTTGACTTGTATTATTAGTCTTGACTCATCTTGTATTGTTAAAGAAGTTTGTATTTGACATCTTCATATACACAAAACATATTGAACTTTAATTAGTTTCATACAATATTATTAAGAGGTAGAGTGCATCAGGAGTTGTTAGGTTAAGCCAccattgttttgaaaatgttcCATTGCCATTTTTTCTTCAATGATGGTCAGGTTTATTTTCTCAGACTGTAgacttcataattttttacttgTGATGGATAACTTTATTGCATCAATATATCATGCTGGTTTCACTATTATCATTTAactttcctatcaaaaaaatatattgtgttGGTCATCATATTTCTTCACCCCCACTCccctttcattttttggttgagaaggcTGCTTTTGGGTTAAACAATATATTACTGGTTTAGTTTCCCAAATGGCATGTCTccccttgtaagagcaaggtggagggCAGTAAAGAAAAGCTGAAGTGTTGAGAAATGGCAGTAACATACCGACTTTACCATCCTTAGAGCTGAaaaatatttgaactattttgttgagaatgggtatttttgttgtaattaatCCCAGCTTATGTTTGTTGAGAAtgggtatttttatttttgttgagaatggGTCTATCCAGTGTGATATAGGAGGAGAGGTCTATCAGCTCAGGTAATTTACTCTAGAGCATTTTTGGTTTCTGACTAAACGGTGGTATGGATTAATTGAAACCcttgttattatttttccttttgtttagGCGTGATAGTATTGCTAAAAGCTTCATATTTTATACTATTGGGTTCAATCACATGTTTGATGTCAACGGATGTGGATTAACATGTATGGTTTATACTACTAAGGGATTTGTTCACTAAACTTGTTTGGTTAATGAAGAAAAACTTaaaggcatatatatatatatatatagagagagagagagagagagagagagctattaGGTTGTACAATTTCATAAAGTAGGTAAGTAAAGGCCATCTATTTTTTGGTATGAGCTATTCATTATAAAGACTGAAGTACTTATaagtttaacttttcttttgcagGCTAAATACACATTGTTTGtaataattttggattttttctgaaaCTTGTAAGCTTAGCTTGATCAAAGTAagtaaattttagttgaaaaccttataaaactctagacttgtgatgttggaaattggatttgtggtggtatgttgtgttggagcaagcgggtggcttgcatagtgttataaggtggtttaaatacatattgggagtgtttttcaattctagcaaatgtgaatgagtattgttgattagatgtgatgaatataactttatttgatttcaatacttgtaagtaCTCTagacttgtgatgtttgtgattgctTTTgttgtgggttgttgtgttggagcaagcaggtggcttggatggtgttataaggtggtttaaatacatattgggagtgtttttcaattcttgcaaatgtgaatgagtattgttgattagatgtgatgaatataACTTGTAAGTACTCTagacttgtgatgtttgtgattggttttgtgtgTGCAACGtttatttgtttaagtgttaaTATAGACTTGTGCATTCATGAATGTGATAGAAATTTATCTAAGTGGCTTATAGACTTAGATGTTAGAATACATTATGCATGAGTTGTCCTTATTTTACTAAAGTAGGATTCATTTTATAATTGTAGTCAAACATGGATAAAAGTTGAATGACAATGGGTAAGACACCCGATGGCAGATTAAGTCATCCATATATTGAAGGGGTGAATGCATTTATTAATTCTGCAAGAGCGGTTGTAGACTTGAGTGGTAATATTCCGCACCCGTGTATCCACTGTGTGAATTGCTATCGACAATCTTCTCAAATTGTGCGTATCCATTTGCTTCATCGTGGAATTATGCAATCTTACATTAATTGGTATAATCATGGAGAACCTCGTGTATTGAATGAGAATATTCATGATAATGAAATGTCGGATGGTGATCATATGAATGGTATCGATGCCTTGATAGATGACCGAATTAGAGGGGAACCAAGAAATGCAACCGAAGATGAGGAGGTGCGTCATTTTGacaaacttgaggaagatgcAAAACGTGAGTTGTATCCGGGTTACACTGATTATAGTATCCTGAAGTTTGTTATTGAGATGTTGAATGTAAAGGTAATGACCAACTTGAGTAATAAGGGACTTGATATGATGCTAGAATTGCTGACAAAGGTTTTACCGAAAGGTAACTTGGTTCCAAGGTCAACTTATGAAGCAAAGAAGATATTACGTGACTTGGGCATGTCATACGAGCATATAGATGCATGCAAAAATGATTGTACATTAATttggaaggaaaatgaaaatcttGATAAATGTCCGGTGTGTGAGGTGCCTAGGTACAAAGATACACGTACCCAAGGTAAGAAAATTCCTCATAAAGTATTGCGTTACTTTCCGTTGACACCGAGACTGAGGAGATTGTACATGTCAGGCCAAAGAACTAAAGACATAAGATGGTATATAGACAAACGTGTGGACGATGGGATAATGAGGCATCCGGCTGATTGTGAGGAGTGGAAGGAATTTGATTTGCAACATCTTGATTTTGCCCTCGAACCTCGCAATGTAAGGTTAGGGTTGGCTACAGATGAATTTAATCCTTTTGggaatatgaaaaataattatagtatgTGGCTTGTAATACTTATCTCCTATAATCTACCGCCTTGATTGGTTATGAAGGAGCCATATTTTATATTGTCCTTGCTTATTCCCGGTCCCCATCAACCGGGGAATGATATTGATATTTACTTGAAACCATTAGTTGATGAGTTGAAGGAGTTGTGGGAAGAAGGTGTAGAAACTTATGATGCTTATAGTAAAGAGCATTTTCAAATGCGTGCAACTTTGTTATGGACAATACATGACTATCCTGGATTTGGTAACGTATCCAGATGGAGAACAAAAGGTTATCATTCTTGTTACACTTGCAACGATCAACCATATTCATAAGCTTTGGAAAGTAAAATTGGATTCATTAATCATCGAGCTTATTTACCTATGGAACATCGTTGGAGACATAGTCGGTTGCATAATGGTTTACCAGAGAAACAAAAGAGATCTTTAGAGTTACAAGTGGGAAAGATACAAGAGCAGCTAGATAGAAtgccaaatataattttaggaaGGCATCCAAGTAACAAGAAGAGACAACTCATTAGGGAGCCAAATTGGTCAAAGGTGAGTATTTTGTACAAGCTTCCATACTGGAAAAATAAGAAGCTTAGGCACAACATTGATGTCATGCATGTGGAGAAGAACATTAGTGAAAGTACTTATAGTACTTTGTTGGGCATTGAGGGGAAAAATAAGGACACTGACAAGGCACGGATAGACTTGCAAAATATGAACTTCAGGCACACGTTGCATTTGAAACAACGTCCTGATTGATCATATGACAAGTCTCGAGCTTTCTTTTCATTAAGCCCCAATGAAAGAGATGGTTTTTATGACTTTTTGAAATCAGTCAAGTATCCGGATGGCTATGCAGTCAACATATCAAGGTCAGTGAATGCAAAAAATGGTAGATTATCTGGTTTGAAAAGCCACGACTGTCATGTGCTACTACAACGAATTCTTCCAATTGTGTTGCGAGGGTTTGCAGATAAAGACATTAGTATTGTATTGTTTGAGTTAGGCAACTTCTTCCAAGACTTATGCTCAAGGACCCTAAAGCGGAGTGAATTGGAGAAACTAGAAGAACGTATAGTTCTTATACTATGCAAGCTTGAGAGGTTTTTGCCTCCAGCATTCTTTGATGTTATGGTCCACCTTGCTGTTCACTTGCCTCGAGAAGCAATTCTAGAAGGCTCAGTACAATATCGGTGGATGTATCTAATTGAAAGGTAATTAGATCCTTTGATGCATTCATCAATTGCATATTTCCCACGTGGTTAAAATCACATTCTATGCGTATTTTTTCCTTGTAGGTAtcttggaaaattgaaaagatacgTTTCCAACCGAGCTCGACCAGAAGGTTCGATTGCAGAGGCTTACATTCTTAAAGAATGTATTAACAACTGGTCTTTGTATATTGATGGGATCGAAACTGTGCATAATcgaagagaaagaaatgaaaattttggtgaATCTAGCGAAGGATTGATAGTTTTTTCATAGACTGCCCGACCTATAGGTGGTAGGCGAAATGATGGCGACTTCTCTCATGCATTGCTTGATACTGCTCATTGGTACTTATTGTACAATAGTCCTGAGCTAGAGCCTTATTTAAAGTATGTGATTTCTTATGCATATATTGTTTaatcaagttttgaatattATCCACAATGTTTAGCTGAAAATAAatcatcttatttttaataGCGAACACAAAAGCACATTGCATAATCCTACTAGAGAAGCCATAACTCAAATCCAACAACAAGAGTTTCCCAAATGGTTTAGGGAACGTGTAAgacatttgaaatttaatcacgcactaataaatttaaacatttgattgtgAACGTCATTGcttattactaattaatatcACTTGTTGTCTGTTATTATAGATGAATAGATTGAAAGTTAACGATTCATCAGAAGCTACTAAATAGTTATGGTCATTAGCAAATGGTCCTAAATCATATGTGAAGGAGTACACAGTTTGTATGGTCAATGGTGTAAAGTTCCATACAAGGGACCTAGACAATCGTCGTGTAACCCAAAACAGTGGTGTATGTACCGAAGGAGACCATGAAGGAGAAATGCATGACTTCTATGGTCATGTGTGCAAAATTTGGGAATTAGAATATATGTTTCGCCATAAAGTTGTTTTGTTTCAGTGTGAATGGTATAATACTAGTACCAATGGTCGAAGAAGAACGATACGAACCGATGCACACTGCACGAGCATTGATGTTACAAGTCGATGGTATCAAAATGACCCTTTTATACTTCCTAGTCAAGCGAAACAAGTTTTCTACCTTCAAGATACGAAATTGCGTGATCCTTGGAAAATTGTGCAATATATCCAACATAGGGGAGTGTTTGATGTTCCAGAAGTCGGGGGCGGAGAATCCAATGATAATACAGAAGATAGTGATGCATTCCAACAAGAAGCAATTGTTGATGTTGTCCCTATCAATATTGAAGACAATACTATTGAGTATTGTATGGGTGATGTTGAAACTGAGGTTGTTCTTGAAGGTGGAACTTCAAGAGATGCTAATCAAAATGAAGAGCATGACATACCTGATATTGATCTTGATATGGACTATAATATGTAGAGTTATAACAATTGTCTTAAATGTTATGTGCTTTTCTTAAAGTTTTATGCTTGTTTTAAAGTTTTATGCTTGTCTACGTTGCAATTGTTATTGAAATGTTTTGTACTTATCTTAAACTTGATATGGATATTAATGTGGTCATTTGTTGTGTTAAGTTAGTAGcaattgtgttcaaattttACACTTGTGAATTTCTTGATATGGATAATGATGTGGACTATAATGTTAAGTTAATAGCAATTATACTTATCTTTCATGTTAATacatagtttcaaaaaatgcccaaaaaggCCAAATACACTCATAATATACCGAGGTATGAGATGGCAAGATTGGATAGAATGAGACAAAATCAAGAGATAATTGATGCTTTGGGATTGAAGCACATCTCAACTTCTCTAAAGGATTCCACTCAATCCAATTGTGCAAAAAGGATGCTTTGGATAGAATGAGACAAAATCAAGAGATAATTGATGCTTTGGGATTGAGGCACATCTCAACTTCTCTAAGGATTCCGCTTAGTCCAATTGTgccaaaaggaaaagaagtagAGCTAGTGTTGTGGTAGATGATGATTATGTACCACCTATTGGTAACAATGAGAATGATGTTGAGTCATCTAACTCTTTAATCCATAAGGTACAATAGATGTTCCATAGGGTACAATAGATAATAACTTTGTCGTTCTATTATTTGTAATGACTTTGTTGTTCCATTATATGTATGTTTGTTAGTTACAGATGGCACCAGGACGACTTACACGCTCGCGAGGTGAGGCATCTATCCCGGTGGTCCAATCTACGATTCAATCTACGGAAACACCTCTTAAAGCAAAACCTCCCGTCTAAAGTTCTTCTAGTGCAGAGGCTACCAACGCATTAACTAGCACGACTGGTAATTACATAAAACATACTTAATTACAACTGCACTTTGTCTTTACTATTGAGATTATACTTAATGTACATAGAATGTATTACTTTATAACattgataaattttaaataggaTCTACTAGCAGAAATACCAGTGGAACAACACGTGGTGTAGCAGTACGGACACttgttgaaaaaagtggtaAACTGCCAATATGTATAGCTGCAGAGTATGATGCTCCTGTTGGGAAGAATGCGTGCAAGCTTGTCAATCAAATTGGCGTACAAGTGCGAAGTAATTTGTCAAGTTACAAcgtaaaaaattggaaaagtgTTGATGCTGCTACTAGAGATGTGGTGCTTCAAAGTATCGaggtaaatttatattgataaCGTCTAACTCGTCTTTGTTGTCACTAAGcatattaaattcatataataataattttataatacatatataCTTTAATTTACAGGATCAGTTTGAGCTAGAAGGAGATTCCAACTTAGTAACGAAAGCAATAAATACAAAATGTGGAAGATTATTGAGTAGCGGCTCTAACAAATTGTATCAGACTTATAAGAAGCTCATACAATCTCATGGTGCTGACCATGCAAAAAAACCACCCGTCAAAGAATGTCACACTTGCGCAGTGGACTGGACTCATTGAAGGGAGATGGACCAATAAGGATTGGCTGGTAAATTATTTATgcgtatattattattatcaaatatttactATATTATGTTGTCAAATTATTAGATTAATACTTAGATGAAGTAAATGTATATTGTTTTAGTCATGATCTAATAAATATCTTGAATGTTCTTTATTAGGAAAATCAAGAATTAACTCTGAAAATAGGAGCAAAACTTCAGGCAAACATAGATGCGGGAcaaaggcacttgctgttagGGTTGATGAGGAGGcgtgttttttcattttcttaaacctTAAGTGTATtacatattgtgattaattaactaTAAATAACTAACACTCGAATGTTACTTAATTAGACAAATAATAATGGCGGTCAAGTTCCTGAATTGGCAAAAATCTACAAAgatgttcatttcaatccaaatacaaatagGTGGATATAGCCTGAGGATGAAGCGACATATGTATGTGTATCATTCCATTCCTATTATTCCATCTTTATCATGTTTGTAAAGCTATAGCATATGTATTATTAATGTTGTGAttgcttgtttttttctctttcaaatggTAGGAAACTATTCTCAAAGTGCAAGAGGATCATTGTCAAGATCCTAATGCAATTCCCCTTACACAAGAGGAGatctcaaacttggtttttAAGAAGAAATCTGGTATTGTAAAAGGACTTGGCATGAGACCTTCATCTTCTCTAGTAACCACTGCCTCATCTAATTCATCGGTGGAGTATATTCATCGGTTAGAAAGTGAGATAATTGAGCTCAAAGAGGCAAGAGCTAGGGACGAAGAGGAGCGAGCTATGGAGCAAGAGGCGCGAGCTAAGCAAGATGAGgtccaaaagaatattcttaattttttgaggagCAAGGGTTATGATGATGTTTTTACCTATGGAGGTGGTTCATCTTCAAGCTAAATCACTTATTGGTTAGTACTTTATCTTTAAATTAaaacactttattttttatgtatcattTGAAACTAATATTTGTCACGTGATAGGTTATTCAATCTTTAGTTTATGATACTGAAGATATAGAAGTGAAATTTCTGTTGGCACTATGTAGAATTATATTTGACTAAAGATTTATATTTAACTAAAGatttatatttgtgcagatttcttattggtggctttaGGGGATTTCCTTTAGGCATTATTTGAAGACAAATGAGGACATCTTCCGttagttctaattatattatgccacattttttgtattgttataaaacatcttaagttattgtatgtgttgcaaacaataattgtatgtgttgcaaacacttattgtatggaaggagtttgaattggatacttaCTTTAATTTTAACTTGTGAAATGTATGGATcgattttttataaatgtgttgttggaATAAA includes the following:
- the LOC115985160 gene encoding uncharacterized protein LOC115985160, translated to MGKTPDGRLSHPYIEGVNAFINSARAVVDLSGNIPHPCIHCVNCYRQSSQIVRIHLLHRGIMQSYINWYNHGEPRVLNENIHDNEMSDGDHMNGIDALIDDRIRGEPRNATEDEEVRHFDKLEEDAKRELYPGYTDYSILKFVIEMLNVKVMTNLSNKGLDMMLELLTKVLPKGNLVPRSTYEAKKILRDLGMSYEHIDACKNDCTLIWKENENLDKCPVCEVPRYKDTRTQGKKIPHKVLRYFPLTPRLRRLYMSGQRTKDIRWYIDKRVDDGIMRHPADCEEWKEFDLQHLDFALEPRNEPYFILSLLIPGPHQPGNDIDIYLKPLVDELKELWEEGVETYDAYSKEHFQMRATLLWTIHDYPGFGNVSRWRTKGYHSCYTCNDQPYS